The following proteins are encoded in a genomic region of Coffea eugenioides isolate CCC68of chromosome 6, Ceug_1.0, whole genome shotgun sequence:
- the LOC113773980 gene encoding endoribonuclease Dicer homolog 2-like → MTQSSQDSTSGWESEPVIKILADIIESLAGAIYVDSGYDKDVVFQSIKPLLEPLVTPETLKLQPGRELKELCQKENFVMKEEDGKLEVNANGAIYVCGLTAANKKTAEKIASMEILEMLKKNYYTGESHIEPCLSCDIRQVR, encoded by the exons ATGACT CAATCATCACAAGACTCGACTTCTGGGTGGGAGTCAGAGCCAGTAATCAAG ATTCTTGCAGATATTATAGAATCTCTTGCCGGGGCTATATACGTTGATTCTGGATATGACAAAGACGTTGTATTTCAAAGCATAAAGCCACTTCTTGAGCCTCTGGTTACCCCTGAGACACTAAAGCTCCAACCTGGGAGGGAACTGAAGGAATTGTGTCAGAAGGAGAACTTTGTCATGAAGGAGGAGGATGGCAAGCTTGAGGTTAATGCAAATGGTGCCATTTATGTTTGTGGACTAACTGCAGCAAACAAGAAGACAGCAGAAAAAATAGCATCCATGGAAATTCTGGAGATGctaaagaaaaattattacacCGGGGAGAGCCACATAGAACCTTGCCTGTCTTGTGATATCAGACAAGTCAGATAG
- the LOC113773981 gene encoding uncharacterized protein LOC113773981: MGLGNTIVEKNESSNQDCAKAMIFLRHHLDEGLKSEYLTVKDPLVLWRDLKERFDHLKLVVLPKARYNWLHLRLQDFKSVNEYNSAMFRITSQLSLCGEKVTDEDMLEKTFSTFHVSNMLLQQQYREKGFKKYSELIACLLLAEQNNELLLKNHESRPPGASPFPEANATQFQNSSRGRGRGRRGGRGGGRGRGRSRGRDRRFSHYRCGMEGHWSRTCRTAEHLVDLYQASLKKKDKGVETNFIDQKNDYDDGDDADMTHLDVADFFEHPEDVNKYPMII; this comes from the exons ATGGGTCTTGGTAATACTATTGTGGAAAAAAATGAATCCTCAAACCAAGACTGTGCCAAAGCTATGATTTTTCTTCGTCATCATTTAGATGAAGGATTAAAATCAGAATATCTTACTGTTAAAGATCCTCTTGTCCTTTGGCGAGATTTGAAAGAAAGATTCGACCACCTGAAGTTGGTCGTTCTTCCAAAAGCCCGATATAATTGGCTTCACTTACGGCTGCAAGATTTTAAATCTGTCAACGAATATAATTCAGCTATGTTCAGAATCACTTCTCAATTATCATTATGTGGCGAAAAAGTCACTGATGAAGATATGTTAGAGAAAACATTTTCTACTTTTCATGTCTCTAACATGCTCCTGCAGCAGCAATATCGAGAGAAGgggtttaaaaaatattctgaaCTTATTGCATGTCTTCTCTTGGCtgaacaaaataatgaattGTTGCTGAAAAATCATGAGTCCCGACCACCTGGTGCAAGTCCATTCCCTGAAGCGAATGCTACCCAATTTCAAAATTCTAGTCGAGGTCGTGGACGTGGCCGTAGAGGTGGCCGTGGAGGAGGCCGGGGACGTGGCCGTAGCCGTGGACGTGATCGTA ggttctcacactacCGGTGTGGTATGGAAGGTCATTGGTCTCGTACCTGTCGTACGGCCGAACATCTTGTTGACCTCTATCAAGCatcattgaaaaagaaagacaaaggtGTTGAGACAAATTTCATTGATCAAAAGAATGACTATGATGATGGTGATGATGCTGACATGACACACCTCGATGTTGCTGATTTTTTTGAACATCCCGAAGATGTCAACAAATATCCCATGATTATTTAG